Proteins encoded within one genomic window of Eurosta solidaginis isolate ZX-2024a chromosome 1, ASM4086904v1, whole genome shotgun sequence:
- the LOC137253719 gene encoding uncharacterized protein, with translation MDKNEALERRFSLNMTHLPNPIAESTCLNLNGSATRTAAGMKSAVSEFRWGGSPISPKNRSNSSMCWNNTSVHKSRSTATSPQRGRINLSKIDPRVYADVQSRGLVSRIVQYHENGSRLNRSMSAGNIYSKSGQNSIPQLQKNELPYRATQQTVAMTRISAPKKSAFYGNTLSSLLRSNSVISVQKSDEELSCENRPILHPPATENELAPTLSVLDVLKEISRKRINSDDSDGINDANKKYCNREYNDGPYEPSAYYPDQRLNGLQGVGAVTTSMPAAPGQSYKRQREQMLAPKHQQPLHYAQQLSSGPNGSVAVSTRPPLHIQHSPPEQMAKKRLCNYNNDITSSLSSSLIHANKRKFYEQQQRSTMQNSPPSLTEEYEAQKSKIQRQQTDLRLQQLTKSLRCKTPITPLPTTPLNTTAYVAALGGNIETKLDVPPSQSITAVKQTLSEPPRRNDNISSISQKPKLTLFNRNYNTEPQSLNKIDGNNDNLAENESDVNNGECADIQFVKPKKSSAIVNKKNPLIERTQKSKLAMMLSGLRGEIYHGDEGDDEVDKTSWKKSQSNAAKKTKTISSNSVGNTSAQSTNFVVQAADKSGNSTSETVTENGTTTVTKASSCNTNSLSTSIATTTSTAGSFKLTASPVSTSSTSASTNVSPSAVSTTVTKTTSPLVGIKLTPQKQVLDTSSKSSVTAPTLSFAGMSSKADTDFTSVSGTIASGVGAVPQLQGFSFGLSTKSTTSVTATTSPPTTTTATAKTTTSVLAVGGFKFDTAQNKTVTETATAAITTTSAVTGFTFGSFANANPSTTTTASTEATKPVFAFGVGTFSSTTLSATTTNPTFNVTSNTITIAPTTTAAAGFGAIGTGTFSFGAGNSSTTAALASSAAGQTTNASNPFGGGLTNNVFGVTASAPTTNTFAFEATPTTTQATATTAVSTGTATTNSTATPANLFSFGGDKSGAGSSTTTVTTNSAPFAFGANTQKANTAVTTSSNNVNKPIFSFGTAGSSTASNAPDIAATNTNPSSGNLFSFGKKSTPNEVTLFGNNNAVGNNTQPAAPTAASQPSAFTFGAVAAQPSTPAFGASNATGSTTAFTFGGGASTNKASATSAIGTPNNASLTGGFSFGVSNPTNPLTTTNNATSTNIFGGASSTLNNAASAVPSNTNIVKPTFSFGGNASTNTNTTTNEVANKSIFGGAAANTSTTNNLFGAFATDAARNNQANDTFSFNTNTASHNNNATPNNPFAAAASKPAVGGFSFNTNNKPAAATTAPAPFAFGGAANNTAVASASTTSTPFSFGGSSNSSGAPPNKTFTFGSSANSSNTTAPTMNAGNIFGGGVTQTNNNTQQAAVSPFNFSAGSTNGAAPASAVAAATATTNIFAPPTVPGTSGSGEHRPIRRATRRLQKT, from the exons ATGGACAAAAATGAAGCTTTGGAGAGGCGTTTCAGTTTAAATATGACACATTTACCTAATCCAATCGCCGAATCTACCTGTTTAAACTTGAATGGAAGCGCAACTAGAACCGCTGCTGGGATGAAAAG TGCTGTTAGTGAATTTCGATGGGGAGGTAGTCCCATTAGTCCGAAAAATCGTAGCAATTCAAGTATGTGTTGGAACAATACAAGCGTACATAAAAGCAGGAGTACCGCTACTAGCCCACAACGCGGCAGAATAAATCTGAGTAAAATTGACCCAAG AGTCTACGCTGATGTTCAAAGTCGTGGACTAGTATCACGTATTGTTCAGTATCACGAAAATGGTTCAAGATTAAATCGCAGCATGTCTGCTGGTAATATATATAGCAAATCTGGGCAAAATTCAATACCACaactgcaaaaaaatgaattaCCCTATCGCGCCACACAGCAAACCGTGGCAATGACGCGCATTTCTGCGCCAA aaaaatctgCCTTTTACGGCAACACACTCTCAAGTTTATTGCGTTCAAATTCTGTGATTAGCGTTCAAAAGAGTGACGAAGAACTTTCGTGTGAAAATCGACCTATATTGCATCCGCCCGCAACGGAGAACGAGTTGGCGCCCACACTGAGTGTACTCGATGTACTTAAAGAAATTTCGCGAAAACGCATTAACAGTGAT GATTCCGATGGTATAAATGATGCTAATAAGAAATACTGCAATCGCGAATATAATGATGGACCATATGAACCATCAGCATATTACCCGGACCAACGCCTCAATGGTCTACAAGGTGTTGGGGCAGTTACAACTTCAATGCCTGCTGCGCCCGGACAAAGTTATAAAAGGCAACGTGAGCAAATGTTAGCTCCCAAGCATCAACAACCATTACACTATGCACAGCAATTGAGTAGCGGCCCAAATGGTAGTGTAGCTGTGAGTACCCGTCCACCACTTCACATACAGCATTCACCACCCGAACAAATGGCAAAAAAGCGGCTATGCAATTATAATAATGATATTACAAGTTCGCTTAGTTCAAGTCTGATACATGCAAATAAAAGGAAGTTTtatgaacaacaacaacgttCAACAATGCAAAATTCACCACCATCTTTGACCGAGGAATATGAAGCACAAAAATCCAAAATACAACGTCAACAAACTGATTTACGTTTACAGCAATTAACAAAGAGTCTACGCTGCAAAACGCCAATAACACCTCTACCAACGACACCATTAAATACAACTGCTTACGTAGCAGCATTGGGTGGTAATATTGAGACTAAATTAGATGTACCACCTTCACAATCAATTACTGCAGTTAAACAAACTCTCTCTGAACCACCCCGACGGAATGATAATATTTCTAGCATATCACAGAAGCCAAAACTTACGCTTTTCAATCGCAATTATAATACCGAGCcgcaaagtttaaataaaatagacGGCAATAATGACAACTTGGCAGAAAATGAAAGCGATGTGAACAATGGAGAATGCGCAGATATACAATTCGTTAAACCAAAAAAGAGTTCTGCTATTGTAAATAAGAAAAATCCATTGATCGAGCGTACGCAGAAATCGAAATTGGCAATGATGTTGAGTGGATTACGGGGAGAAATCTATCATGGAGATGAAGGAGATGACGAAGTTGATAAAACTAGCTGGAAGAAATCACAAAGTAATGCGgctaaaaaaactaaaacaatttCATCGAATTCAGTAGGTAATACATCTGCGCAATCAACTAATTTTGTTGTGCAAGCAGCAGATAAATCTGGAAATTCGACTTCTGAAACAGTCACGGAAAATGGCACTACAACTGTAACTAAAGCATCAAGTTGTAACACAAATTCTCTATCTACGTCGATTGCAACTACAACCTCTACTGCTGGGAGCTTTAAATTAACTGCTTCGCCGGTTTCTACTAGCAGTACTTCCGCCTCAACCAATGTGTCACCGAGTGCAGTTTCCACAACTGTCACTAAAACAACTTCTCCTTTGGTGGGCATAAAATTAACGCCCCAGAAGCAAGTACTTGACACCAGCAGCAAATCGAGCGTAACTGCCCCCACCTTAAGTTTTGCTGGAATGTCGTCAAAAGCTGACACGGATTTCACATCAGTTTCTGGCACAATAGCATCAGGTGTGGGCGCAGTACCACAGCTTCAGGGATTCTCTTTCGGTTTATCAACTAAGAGCACCACCTCTGTGACTGCCACGACTTCTCCCCCAACAACAACTACTGCAACTGCAAAAACAACCACATCAGTATTAGCTGTTGGTGGTTTCAAATTTGACACAGCGCAAAATAAGACCGTCACAGAAACAGCTACAGCAGCAATTACCACAACTTCGGCAGTTACAGGATTCACCTTTGGTAGTTTTGCTAATGCAAATCCGTCTACAACTACAACTGCAAGCACGGAAGCAACCAAACCAGTATTCGCTTTTGGTGTTGGTACTTTTTCCAGCACCACTTTgtccgcaacaacaacaaacccaaCTTTCAATGTGACAAGTAACACCATAACGATTGCACCCACTACTACGGCTGCAGCTGGCTTTGGCGCAATTGGTACGGGCACCTTTTCTTTCGGCGCTGGTAATAGTTCTACAACTGCTGCATTAGCTTCTTCAGCGGCTGGTCAGACAACAAACGCTTCAAATCCGTTTGGTGGTGGTTTAACAAATAATGTCTTTGGTGTTACAGCATCAGCGCCAACTACTAACACATTTGCTTTTGAAGCCACACCTACTACAACTCAAGCAACAGCAACGACTGCTGTTTCGACTGGAACTGCCACAACTAATTCAACAGCAACTCCCGCAAATCTTTTCTCCTTTGGAGGTGACAAATCAGGTGCAGGAAGCTCTACTACAACAGTAACTACCAACTCAGCACCATTTGCATTCGGTGCTAACACTCAAAAAGCAAACACAGCAGTGACTACCTCAAGTAATAATGTAAATAAGCCTATTTTCAGTTTCGGTACTGCTGGTAGTAGCACAGCATCCAATGCACCTGACATTGCAGCTACTAACACAAACCCATCAAGCGGAAATTTGTTCTCATTTGGTAAGAAATCTACACCGAACGAAGTCACATTATTTGGTAATAATAACGCTGTTGGCAATAATACACAGCCGGCTGCTCCTACTGCCGCTTCTCAACCCAGTGCATTTACTTTTGGCGCAGTTGCTGCACAGCCATCGACACCAGCATTCGGCGCTTCCAACGCCACGGGCTCCACTACAGCTTTCACATTTGGCGGTGGTGCAAGTACCAATAAGGCATCAGCAACGTCTGCAATAGGGACGCCAAACAACGCTTCACTAACTGGTGGTTTTAGTTTTGGCGTTTCTAACCCCACTAATCCTCTTACCACAACAAATAATGCAACATCAACAAATATATTCGGTGGTGCATCATCTACACTAAATAATGCGGCATCAGCAGTGCCATCCAATACAAATATTGTGAAACCAACATTCAGTTTTGGTGGGAACGCTTCAACAAATACCAATACCACCACTAACGAGGTTGCTAACAAATCTATATTTGGCGGTGCTGCTGCAAATACAAGCACTACAAATAATCTATTTGGTGCATTTGCCACCGATGCCGCCAGAAATAATCAAGCAAATGACACATTTAGCTTCAACACAAACACGGCCTCCCACAATAATAACGCAACACCCAATAATCCTTTTGCCGCTGCTGCGTCCAAACCAGCAGTGGGTGGTTTTTCTTTTAACACAAATAATAAACCTGCAGCTGCCACTACTGCCCCAGCACCATTCGCATTTGGTGGTGCAGCAAACAATACAGCTGTTGCTTCTGCATCCACCACCTCTACACCATTCAGTTTCGGcggcagcagcaacagcagcggTGCACCGCCAAATAAAACATTCACGTTTGGTAGCAGCGCCAATAGCAGTAATACGACTGCTCCAACTATGAATGCGGGCAATATATTTGGTGGGGGTGTCACTCAGACGAACAACAACACACAACAAGCAGCTGTGTCACCATTTAATTTTTCAGCAGGCTCTACCAATGGCGCTGCGCCTGCgtctgctgttgctgctgctactGCTACTACCAATATATTCGCACCACCTACTGTGCCTGGTACAAGCGGTAGTGGAGAACATCGACCAATTCGTCGTGCTACTCGTCGTCTACAGAAAACTTAA
- the Vps45 gene encoding vacuolar protein sorting-associated protein 45: MNVITAIKLYVDKMCNESGPGMKTILLDKDTTSIISMALSQSDMLQREVYLFERLDSGRSNERMKNLKCIVFIRPTKQNVQLLADELRSPKYGSYFIYFSNIIPRTDIKYLAECDESESVREVKEVYADYLCVNPNLISLNIPNSMHRLNWLPDALGRTVQGVLAVLLSLKLNPVIRYRAGSAVTQTLAKQIYEQICKESSLFDFSRTHENGAAPPLLLILDRRDDPVTPLLHKWTYQAMVHELLCIHNNRVDLSNIAGIPKDFKELVLSGEQDEFYGKNMYANFGEIGATIKNLMEEFQRKAKDQKKVESIADMKNFIETYPQFKKMSGTVQKHLCIMGELSALTAKRSLFEVSELEQEVACKAEHSQQLQRIRKIIADERITVDDAIKLVALYALRYERHANCDTSSLLQIIKTRGGRTAIVPSLIEYAGTHMRQGEIFNLVRISDAVKLTRNLIKGLKGVENVFTQHTPLLKETLEDVFKGRELDPMYPAINSELVPFRRPPQEVVVFMVGGTTYEEALAVHQLNNVGYKVILGGTTIHNSKSFIDEVLNATAGIQFKHTKTMLKYISSDNY, translated from the exons ATGAACGTAATTACTGCCATTAAATTGTATGTAGACAAAATGTGCAATGAATCTGGTCCTGGAATGAAGACCATATTGCTGGACAAAGATACG ACTAGCATTATATCAATGGCGCTTAGTCAATCAGACATGTTGCAACGTGAGGTGTATCTATTTGAACGTCTTGATTCCGGGCGCTCTAATGAgcgaatgaaaaatttgaaatgtatAGTATTCATAAGACCAACTAAACAAAATGTACAGCTACTTGCCGACGAACTACGCAGTCCCAAATATGGCTCTTATTTCATTT atttcagCAATATCATTCCGCGTACCGACATAAAGTATCTAGCAGAATGTGATGAAAGTGAGTCAGTGCGCGAAGTGAAAGAAGTATACGCCGATTACCTTTGTGTCAATCCGAATTTGATCTCACTCAATATACCTAACAGTATGCATCGTCTTAATTGGTTGCCAGATGCACTTGGGCGCACAGTACAAGGTGTATTAGCAGTATTATTATCATTGAAACTAAATCCAGTTATACGTTATCGTGCTGGTTCGGCAGTGACACAAACTTTAGCCAAACAAATATATGAACAAATTTGCAAGGAATCCAGCCTATTCGATTTCTCACGTACCCATGAAAATGGTGCTGCTCCACCACTTCTACTCATATTAGATCGTCGTGATGATCCTGTTACACCCTTGCTACATAAATGGACATATCAAGCAATGGTACATGAATTACTCTGCATACACAATAATCGGGTTGATCTTTCCAATATAGCTGGTATACCAAAAGATTTTAAAGAATTGGTTTTATCCGGTGAACAAGATGAGTTCTATGGCAAAAATATGTATGCAAATTTTGGTGAAATTGGTGcgacaattaaaaatttaatggAAGAATTTCAACGGAAAGCCAAAGATCAAAAAAAAGTTGAAAGTATTGCCGACATGAAAAATTTCATCGAGACATATCCACAATTTAAGAAAATGTCTGGTACTGTACAAAAACATCTTTGCATAATGGGCGAATTATCAGCGCTCACTGCAAAGCGAAGCCTCTTTGAAGTATCCGAGTTGGAGCAAGAGGTTGCATGTAAAGCTGAACATTCGCAACAACTTCAGCGTATACGTAAAATTATAGCCGATGAACGTATTACGGTGGATGATGCTATCAAATTGGTGGCGTTGTATGCTTTACGTTATGAGCGTCACGCAAATTGCGATACGTCTAGCTTGTTGCAAATCATTAAAACACGCGGCGGACGTACAGCTATTGTACCTAGTTTAATTGAATATGCTGGAACGCATATGCGACAAGGAGAAATTTTCAATTTAGTGCGTATATCCGATGCTGTTAAGCTAACGCGAAATTTGATAAAG GGTTTGAAAGGTGTTGAAAATGTTTTCACTCAACACACACCCTTACTTAAGGAAACATTGGAAGATGTTTTCAAAGGTCGAGAACTAGATCCAATGTATCCAGCAATTAATTCGGAATTAGTACCATTTCGGCGTCCACCACAAGAAGTGGTCGTATTTATGGTTGGTGGCACTACATACGAAGAAGCACTGGCAGTACACCAACTTAATAATGTTGGCTATAAAGTAATATTAGGTGGTACGACTATACACAATTCGAAAAGTTTTATAGATGAGGTATTGAATGCAACCGCAGGTATTCAGTTCAAACATACCAAAACAATGTTGAAATATATTTCTAGTGATAATTACTAA